The following nucleotide sequence is from Trypanosoma brucei gambiense DAL972 chromosome 3, complete sequence.
ACTTATACATCACCAAGCCAGCAGCAACTACCAACAGAGAAATCAGAAGCAtggaaacaacgaaaaggATTCCGATCGTGCGGGCGACGTCTTGGAACCCAATACCAGTTTCGTTCACGTCGCCTTCAAATCCTAATGGCGGGATCCCCGACGCCATAAACTTTCTGCAATAGAGGAAGAATTGCTGACGGTGGCTGGACTCAACCATCGACAACTCATCAGCAAATTCGCTAAAAAGAACTTGGGCGCCGGGCCTGCCCTGCTCGGGATAAACGGCCAGACGAAAAGAGGGGACATCCTGCACTTTATTCTGCGATGAGGCATTGTGAACAAGAGTCATGAATACTTGTGCTGTGGATTCCCCTATAAGTAGTGAGCGCCCTATGGTCATCCGCAAGTACCTGCATGTGGGCCCCATTTCGACCTTCTCTTCACTAAGGACAGACACGATTGAATCGCCCCTAATGGTACCGTTACGGTAGTTACCAGTATCCACACTGGTTTTGTGCAAAAGTCTGACCACTAACCCCAACCCATTGCTCGGTACACGGTGCAACCCATCCTCAAAGTGCATGTGTACATTAAGGTGGGGTGCTGATCCGTTGACGTTGGTGAAAAGTATGGAGGTCTCAGCATTAACTGAGACATTGAAGCGGATGACATTGTTAAGGTTATTCAAATCAACTGTGATGGACTCCGCTTTGGTTTCTTCCGTTGGCGCTTTTTCGCACATCCAACCCGTGTTGTTAACGTGGCACATGCAGAACCCACCACCCAAGTCGCTGCAACTGGCACCCTCAACGCAGTTGAACGTGCAGCTGGGATCGTTAGGCTCAACAAAGCTGTAGCGTATTTTAAATCCCTCCCGCCTCCGGGACCAACCTGAGGTGAAATGGAGGAGGACAACGTTCGAATGAGATAGAAACACGGCTCCCTGGGCAGTGTCACCTGTGTCTGTACGGACAGGTGCAGATTCATCATGCCCCAAATCGGTCACATGGAGCGCGTCCGACGGCTTGTCCACGTTGAACTTCTCATACACAAGCTTTATGCGGTAACCACGCGGCGCCTCAACAATCCACCGACAAAACGTCACAGGTGCGTACTTGCCAAACCCATTAATCTCAATATACCCCTCGCTGGGAGCAGTTACTAAAGTGGGGAACCCGTCCTCGGCACACCAATGACTGCGTTCGTTGCATAATTCACCGTGGAAGTTGGGACAGCAATACTCACAGTTGGGCCCGGTGAAACAACCCTCCCCGCCAACCCGCGTATCCGCTCGACATTTGCACTCCCCCGAATTTTCATCACATTCCCCTCTTCCACTGCATTTGCAGTCCGATAAGCATGATGGGCCGTACCACCCCTTTTTGCAACTGGAGCAACCGGCATCGGCAAAATTCTCGCTAATGCATTCACACCCGCTTTCCGGCGAGGTACATGTACCCTGCCCGTGGCACACAGACTCTGCATCGCACACAGAGCAATCAATGAAGCGATATCCTTCATTACACCTGCATGTGCCGCTGTTGCAGGTCCCGTGGCCACTACAACCGTTCGGGCAGGTGTGGCTAACTTCTTCACAGTTCCTAACATGTTCAAAGCCCTCGGCAGACACAACGACAGCGTACGGTTGTGTCTTATTATCGGGAATGGAAGCCCCAAAGACGACAACACGGAACCCATTGTCCATGTCGCTCGTAGACATCAACTGTATTCGCTCTACCACATTAGAAGAATCAcgtctcttttcccctccggCGTGGTGAATAGTCCCTTTAGAGTCAGTGACAAAAAGATCCAAATCGTTCACGAGCGATTTGCGAGCGCCTTCGAGAGCAACGCCTCGGTCAGTCCACGCAAGTGATACCCGCACGGAGCGCTGAGAGTCAGTTTGATCTGCCTTCTTCTTAAAGCAGTACACATTTGTTCCGTGGTGGCTGATATCTTCTCTGTCGCGGAACCATCCCCTTGTGCCCgttggggaaaagaagagagataAATCAAGACGGCCAAAGCCACTCACGGTGGAGTTACTCAACGGCACCGTAGAGTGGACCATCAGAGCTTTCAGCAAAGCAGCAGAAGGTGAAGCAGTTCGATTTAGCCTCCGTACATACTGACGCAGCAGTGTAGCGGCGCCCGCGACGGCCGCAGTTGCCATCGATGAACCCCGCTTGGCCACCACTTTACATTGTTTTGCTGATGCTTTGCCAGAGGAAAGAGCAGACACCACCTCTTCCCCGGGACCGACAAGATCGGGTTTCATCCTACCGTCGTATGTTGGACCATGcgaagaaaacgaagaaacaaTGTCTTTCGAAGCGTCAAACACGTTTTTGTGTGACCCCACGCACATCACGTTCTTACCACGACACGGAGTCATTAGGCCATCCTGGATACTGTTGCCAGTGGAGAAGATAAGTAGCGCATCGTCATAACTACTCGCAAACTCATCCATATCCTTTTCCACAGCAGAATACTCGGAAGGAGCAACAAAACCCCACGAGTTTGAGAACACACGGGCTCCAGCGCCATATCCGGGACGAATAATTTGAGTAACGTCGTGGGGGAGGACAAGCTCTGACTGGGATGGGCAGCCCAACCCCCTGAAGAAAATCTTCGCCCCCTTGGCGACACCATTATACTTGGCATTACCGTCGTTACCAATAACACTCCCCGCTGCGGTACCTGCCACGTGCGTGCCATGACCTATTTCCTCATCCCCAGCAAAGTAATCCCCCCGGATGAAGTCACACGGGGCAAATGACACGATTTTGCGGTGGTTATAGTTAACCTTCGGGTAAAGCGCCACCTCTTGATTTGGATCGTGGAAGAAACAGCTGTTAAAGTCGATACCCGTATCGGCTACCCCTATTATCTCACCACTACCGTCAATACCAGCATCCCACAAGGGCCTTGAAGGATGATCCTCATTCTGTCGACTTTGCTGTAAAAGGGCAGTGGCATGATAGTTGTGCATTTGCGCCTGCTCTACTGCAATTTCCATCCAGCGCACCGCCTGATGGCCAACCACCGCGTCAAGGAGTGGTGCACAAGCGCACATAAGCGTGATCTTCTGCCCAGTGACCGGCCCATCCCCCGAATCAGTTGAGGCGCGGGTAAGCGACCACCGTACAATCCCTTTACCAGAAACTAATGATGTCACCTCCCACTTGCAACCCGAAACTTCGTCTAACGACACTCCCCGCAGCGCCTCCTCCACAACGTGCTCTCGATTAGGAGCAGTGCGGGTATTAAGCGAGACTCGCATCTGGTTCTTTTCTGAGGTAACCTGGTTCTTATTTCCGCACTCAACCAATGCACCGCGGATCACGCGTGACAGTTTCATGCGGGCCACACctggagaagagaaaatatccAATACTGACATGGAGGTTAGTGACGCCGCGGCGCCACTAGCTTCAAAGGCGGAAAGGATCCGTGCGGAACGCTCGGAATCCATATAAACTAGCATATGCATGTCGTCAATGTGATGTGCGTCACCTAAACTGTGTTCCGCCAGCGCCTGTCGGGCTATCCGGCGCTCATGGTGACGCAGCTTATCAAACCGAGCCACAACGTATCGACCGTCATGTGGTACCAAGGAAGACCGATGATCCACCGTCTGTCCTATTATCCCT
It contains:
- a CDS encoding serine peptidase, clan SB, family S8-like protein, putative; this translates as MSSSQKHLRLLSLITVVLYATLCRPALCASVKTAAEGRNHKKRSPLQKWLHSEWTRKHEVPLHWFVRQRRPTGNTTSRTVKSYVGTRASMHLPIEGIIGQTVDHRSSLVPHDGRYVVARFDKLRHHERRIARQALAEHSLGDAHHIDDMHMLVYMDSERSARILSAFEASGAAASLTSMSVLDIFSSPGVARMKLSRVIRGALVECGNKNQVTSEKNQMRVSLNTRTAPNREHVVEEALRGVSLDEVSGCKWEVTSLVSGKGIVRWSLTRASTDSGDGPVTGQKITLMCACAPLLDAVVGHQAVRWMEIAVEQAQMHNYHATALLQQSRQNEDHPSRPLWDAGIDGSGEIIGVADTGIDFNSCFFHDPNQEVALYPKVNYNHRKIVSFAPCDFIRGDYFAGDEEIGHGTHVAGTAAGSVIGNDGNAKYNGVAKGAKIFFRGLGCPSQSELVLPHDVTQIIRPGYGAGARVFSNSWGFVAPSEYSAVEKDMDEFASSYDDALLIFSTGNSIQDGLMTPCRGKNVMCVGSHKNVFDASKDIVSSFSSHGPTYDGRMKPDLVGPGEEVVSALSSGKASAKQCKVVAKRGSSMATAAVAGAATLLRQYVRRLNRTASPSAALLKALMVHSTVPLSNSTVSGFGRLDLSLFFSPTGTRGWFRDREDISHHGTNVYCFKKKADQTDSQRSVRVSLAWTDRGVALEGARKSLVNDLDLFVTDSKGTIHHAGGEKRRDSSNVVERIQLMSTSDMDNGFRVVVFGASIPDNKTQPYAVVVSAEGFEHVRNCEEVSHTCPNGCSGHGTCNSGTCRCNEGYRFIDCSVCDAESVCHGQGTCTSPESGCECISENFADAGCSSCKKGWYGPSCLSDCKCSGRGECDENSGECKCRADTRVGGEGCFTGPNCEYCCPNFHGELCNERSHWCAEDGFPTLVTAPSEGYIEINGFGKYAPVTFCRWIVEAPRGYRIKLVYEKFNVDKPSDALHVTDLGHDESAPVRTDTGDTAQGAVFLSHSNVVLLHFTSGWSRRREGFKIRYSFVEPNDPSCTFNCVEGASCSDLGGGFCMCHVNNTGWMCEKAPTEETKAESITVDLNNLNNVIRFNVSVNAETSILFTNVNGSAPHLNVHMHFEDGLHRVPSNGLGLVVRLLHKTSVDTGNYRNGTIRGDSIVSVLSEEKVEMGPTCRYLRMTIGRSLLIGESTAQVFMTLVHNASSQNKVQDVPSFRLAVYPEQGRPGAQVLFSEFADELSMVESSHRQQFFLYCRKFMASGIPPLGFEGDVNETGIGFQDVARTIGILFVVSMLLISLLVVAAGLVMYKLRRNTPDSSLETSASGQALMSGTGYSAAGDTEVIVEKGKGAQTHQRGCEGVMRSENREASSENTYIGREEYIEMERLP